The DNA segment TTCCCAATGACCCGACAGCATTACGAGATCGAAGAAATGGTCGGACACTCATACAAGCTGAAGCTGCCTGACGGCTGGAAGGCATCGCGAGTTTTCCATGCTGACCGACTGCGGAAGTTCCCAGACAACCCGCTTCCGGGTCAAGAGAGGGAGAACCCCGGCCccgaggaggtgggaggagaagaggaatgGGAGGTTGATAGAGTGTTGACGTCGAGGGAACACTATGGGAAGCTACAGTATCAAGTACAATGGAGGGGGCTGGGACCCTGATCCTACTTGGTATGACGCTGGTGGGTTCAAGAACGGCACGGCTAAGCTCAGAAGCTATCACGAAGAGTACCCAGACAAGCCGGGCCCACCGATGAGGCTAGAGGAATGGGAGAAGGCTGCGTTGGAGGAtaggttggatgaggattgtcacggcaggccggaccactgcaccatacccactttgattgctatcaaaagctacaagtaAGCCAAGCTTGCAGGCTTAGCTAGAAACACTGCCCTCACAAAACCCCTATTTTTTGGTCCATTGCAGAGTGTACCGTGTCTCTAATAATATcttgttacgccccaagcgcagtacccctgtacaggaaccactaGGTGGTGTTGAATTAGACAGTGAGAGGCCCACTGTTAAGGAATTAATATCTTGGCAGTGGGACCTTGTCCACCCGGTCAGGAGAGCCTGTGCTACCTGGCCCTCTTCCCTCCGAAAAACGAACGAATTGACCAAGTTTGCACCCCATATTATTGTTTGACAGGTGGTACCTGAGGTGCTgggacacctcggccaatcattgggccagggatggaaagacccataagccccaatacgaccaatcaggaggtgctcagtctgatcagtggccaagaccactgagcacactgagcacactgagcaaggtacaaagatacttcagaaatatatgtagatagcttgacataaataggggggagcgcccggcgctccccgtgtcgaggaatctgattcctcatgcaagtaatcaagttcatttgtctacaatctactctcagtagctctttgttagaacaacctgttgttgacagtgaacccgtgtctgaggcgcttgtcacaaccttcgatcatcctgtcatattcacctctggcgtactgccttgcagtctgtatccattcctggtgcaggttgtaacataTCTCTAACACCATCTGGACCTCCACTTTAATTCTTCGCCGTATACCTCCCTTTAATACAACCTTATATTACAAACCTTCCTTACTTGAAAAATTTCCCCCATAATACCCCCTAATATCACAGGTAACTACCAAATAaatccccatcttcccctcttCCTGAACCttatcttcctcctccacgtcTCCTTTTCCGGAGTAGCTCAGAATCTCCTGCCGAAGCTCTTCAAACCCCTTGGGAATTTCCTCCGGCAGGTCTTCTTCCATTTTAACCTCGCGATGCGCCCGTACCGCAGCCCATGAGTAAGCAACATACGCTGTCTTAGCGCGGCTTATGCCTTCGATGGAGGGTATCAATACGCGGAATTTATTTTTATCGGCGTTAGGATCGAAGTAGGAAATCTTAGAGAAGAGCAGCTTTGAGATAAGATCCTTGTTTTCTAGGTGGTGCTTGTAGAAGGGCGGGGTTCCATATGTTTCGTCGACATtgttggcggagaggaaggcaTCGAGGGTTGCGACGGAGAGTTTGAAGCCGCGGATGATGGTCGTTGAGCCCATTTTTGTTAATGGTAAAGTTAATGGAATAGATATAACGATGGGCGATGGCTACTGCAATGGAACTTTAAAGGTTTGGTGTCACAGTTAAGCCAACAGGCAAGCCAGATCGTGTGCGGGGCGCAACGCGCACAGCTAATCGCTAGTAGAACCAATCAGGACGGGAGTAGCCTTACCTGTgggatcattgccaagggtTCATGATCCAGGACAGGATCATTGCCAAGAGTTAATGATCCAGGACAGGATCATTGCCAAGAGTTAATGATCCAGGACAGGATCATTGTCAAGGGTTAATGATCCAGGAGACCAcgaggtctatatatacggaggaactggctggtgtagatagacagttctgcagtatgcaattcacacttgtattcacggtatcttgtgtttacattgagacatcttgttgtgcactgtttagctgcaccgaactaggattattcagaagtgccttcaaccagtgtccctttcagaggttctggataggggttcgtcacacgtTGCATACTCACTTCAACTCTGTCACGGATAAGTTGAAGGTGTCAAGTTAACGCCATGGCCGGAAACGTCAGTACTCAGGGGATCtcgacccaacccaccatcgACCAGCTTCTCGCTCGTATCCAACAGCTTGAGGATAAGTCACGCCTTTCCCACGACACCCTCATGCAGGAGAACGCTATGCTCCACCAGGAGATTAGTACCTTAcgcaaggagggagagcgtGCCAGGCTCGAGGCACCCGATTGCTACGGAGGTGCAAAGGGAGAGCTGGGGGGATTTTTGATCCAGCTTAAGGCATACTTTCGGTACTACCCTTCTCGTTTCCCGGACGAGAAATCCAAGGTTGTGTACGCTGCGTCTAGGCTTAAGGACACAGCACTCACATGGTTCGAGCCGATCTTGGGAGACTACTTCGACAATGCGCATGACGAGAGAGAGGATGTCACCAAAAAGTGCTTCAAATCGTACAAAGGCttcgagaagaagatcaaggaggtgTTTGGAGAATATGACGAGGGCAGGCGTGCCCAGGAGCGACTGGCCAACCTTAAGCAGACCCGATCTGCTGCCGACTACGCTGCAGTGTTCAGGACAGATGCACTCCGCAGTGTGATCAACGACGAAGGGTTGATGCAGTTGTTCTACAACGGGCTTAAGGAAGAAGTCAAGGACGAGCTGTATCGAATGGAGCGACCGGAGACCATCGACGAGTATATCGCGATGGCAGTCCGCATCGACGATCGGCAATACCAGCGCCGCAGAGAGCGCAAGGGCACACGCGTGCAAGGACCCTACCACCCCAACGATAAGAGGAAGAGACGGCCTTACGGAACTCATGTCTCGGGGATCATTCACGCAGGGCCCATGGAGATCGATGCTATTCAGCAGCAAAGGCCGCAAGGCCGGGGCCAAGGCAAAGATAACCTCAAGTGTTTCAACTGCGGCAAGGCAGGACACTTTAAGAAGGATTGCATGGCACCCAAGCAACTTGGATGGAAAAGGGAGATcgcagcaacca comes from the Podospora pseudocomata strain CBS 415.72m chromosome 5, whole genome shotgun sequence genome and includes:
- a CDS encoding hypothetical protein (EggNog:ENOG503PBZD), which translates into the protein MGSTTIIRGFKLSVATLDAFLSANNVDETYGTPPFYKHHLENKDLISKLLFSKISYFDPNADKNKFRVLIPSIEGISRAKTAYVAYSWAAVRAHREVKMEEDLPEEIPKGFEELRQEILSYSGKGDVEEEDKVQEEGKMGIYLVVTCDIRGYYGGNFSSKEGL